Proteins from a genomic interval of Bacillota bacterium:
- a CDS encoding transposase, whose amino-acid sequence MIRALQTLRGVKEVTAATPVAEIGCFSRFRNPGQLIGTGNPHVRRIVIESA is encoded by the coding sequence GTGATCCGGGCGCTTCAGACGCTGCGGGGTGTCAAGGAAGTGACGGCGGCCACGCCTGTGGCTGAGATCGGGTGCTTCTCGCGCTTTCGGAATCCGGGGCAGCTCATAGGGACGGGGAATCCCCACGTACGGCGCATAGTCATTGAGTCAGCCTAG
- a CDS encoding TRAP transporter large permease gives MTPANALVILCVFVSTFFMNMPIAFVLGITGVVGMLLCSPVPVSTYAQVMSTGVDSFPLVAIPLFVLGGMLMGEAGMTDRLVNFSKLLLGRIRGGLLLAAVATAMMFGAITGSATADAAAVATILMPAMIREGYSREFSTALIATAGCLGAVIPPSINLVVVGYLAGVSVWKLFIGSVLPGVVTGIGLMIISYIHALKSGYPITEPVRGREAIGTCAQAIIPLAMPIIILGGIYSGKFTPTESAAIAATYAILVGVIRRSFTAKGLFMSFRQTTSIAAGPLLMVATAGLFSYFMVLLKVPQMLVKAMLGLGLGRIAFLFLTQVILFIIGMLMDTLPAMIILVPLLFPVAKSMGIDPVHFGVLMSFNCSMAMATPPVGVALFAACSVSKVSVGQVMKPMLWLTAYVFLMVLVVSYVPSLSLVLLRQ, from the coding sequence ATGACGCCAGCTAATGCATTGGTAATCCTCTGCGTTTTCGTATCGACTTTTTTCATGAACATGCCCATCGCCTTCGTCCTCGGCATAACAGGGGTAGTGGGCATGTTGCTCTGTTCACCCGTTCCCGTTTCCACATATGCTCAGGTGATGTCAACGGGTGTGGATTCTTTTCCCCTCGTTGCGATTCCGCTTTTCGTCCTCGGCGGAATGTTGATGGGTGAGGCGGGGATGACGGACAGACTGGTCAACTTCTCTAAGCTGTTGCTGGGCCGCATAAGAGGAGGACTCCTCTTGGCAGCCGTGGCCACGGCTATGATGTTCGGAGCGATTACTGGGTCCGCCACAGCGGATGCTGCGGCTGTGGCGACCATACTGATGCCCGCCATGATCAGGGAAGGTTACAGCCGGGAGTTCTCAACAGCCCTGATAGCAACCGCCGGCTGCCTTGGGGCGGTCATTCCTCCGAGTATCAACCTTGTTGTTGTAGGGTACCTTGCTGGGGTTTCAGTATGGAAGCTGTTCATCGGCAGCGTTCTACCTGGCGTGGTGACAGGAATCGGACTGATGATAATCAGCTATATCCACGCCTTGAAATCAGGTTATCCAATTACAGAACCGGTTCGGGGCCGGGAAGCAATTGGCACTTGCGCCCAGGCCATTATTCCCTTAGCAATGCCTATCATCATACTTGGAGGCATTTACTCGGGCAAATTCACACCGACTGAGTCTGCGGCAATTGCAGCTACGTACGCTATCCTTGTTGGCGTTATACGGCGGAGTTTCACGGCGAAGGGCTTGTTCATGAGTTTCCGTCAGACTACCTCTATAGCGGCCGGCCCACTCTTGATGGTCGCTACCGCAGGCCTATTTAGCTATTTCATGGTGCTCCTCAAGGTACCGCAGATGCTTGTCAAGGCGATGCTGGGTCTCGGACTAGGTCGAATAGCGTTCCTGTTCCTCACCCAGGTCATCCTGTTCATAATTGGCATGCTGATGGACACCTTGCCTGCCATGATCATCCTGGTGCCGCTGCTCTTCCCGGTAGCCAAGAGCATGGGAATAGACCCGGTGCATTTTGGGGTGCTGATGTCGTTCAACTGCAGCATGGCCATGGCTACTCCACCGGTTGGTGTGGCCCTGTTCGCGGCGTGCTCAGTCTCGAAGGTATCCGTGGGTCAAGTGATGAAACCAATGCTGTGGCTGACGGCGTATGTGTTTTTGATGGTGTTGGTCGTAAGCTATGTGCCGTCTCTGAGTCTTGTCCTGTTGAGACAATAA
- a CDS encoding TRAP transporter small permease produces the protein MKFLTRILGYISAFAVLVVWATTILQVISRYVTRRPMAFLPEMCALAFGVMIFLGSALVHLEEGHIGFDLVIKVLEARRKRVADAINWVLQLSIVVFSLFILFSGVQLVAETWPSKMPLTGISNGWKYTFLPVGSSIIALGSLRLLIGSWLKRGCGL, from the coding sequence ATGAAGTTCCTGACCAGGATACTTGGATATATCAGCGCTTTCGCCGTCTTGGTGGTCTGGGCTACCACTATTCTTCAGGTCATAAGCAGGTATGTTACGAGAAGACCCATGGCATTTCTTCCGGAGATGTGTGCGCTGGCATTTGGGGTGATGATCTTTTTGGGTTCTGCGCTGGTGCATCTCGAAGAAGGCCACATCGGGTTCGATCTTGTAATTAAAGTCCTTGAGGCTAGGCGGAAGAGGGTTGCGGACGCTATCAACTGGGTTCTTCAGCTCTCGATAGTCGTGTTCTCCCTCTTCATTCTGTTCTCTGGCGTACAGCTTGTTGCTGAGACGTGGCCTTCCAAGATGCCTTTGACGGGTATCTCAAATGGATGGAAGTACACTTTTCTGCCGGTCGGCTCTTCTATCATTGCACTTGGCTCGTTGCGCCTCCTGATCGGGAGTTGGTTGAAGAGGGGATGCGGGTTATGA
- a CDS encoding FadR family transcriptional regulator, with amino-acid sequence MLDSLEQVKSQKLTGIVADRIVELIRSGVLKPGDRLPTECELCKKFGVSRSPLREALRALEYVGLIDSHQGSGRYVSPTALSCVQRGIDWGRALSRSPLAELMEARKYIEVLACRLAAQRATEEDISAIEGILGKLKARYTDESFYFTEELNLHFAIVTAAKNKPVLEFMKALIDEIYKESDRFKRTIPVLYKAALPLFDQLLVSLRDGHSEEAARLMLEHLEAVEGTLCNGE; translated from the coding sequence GTGCTAGATTCGCTTGAGCAGGTGAAGAGCCAGAAACTTACGGGGATTGTCGCTGATAGGATCGTTGAGTTGATAAGGTCCGGGGTCCTGAAACCGGGTGATAGACTCCCTACCGAATGTGAGCTGTGCAAGAAGTTCGGAGTGAGCCGGTCCCCCCTTCGGGAAGCGCTGCGTGCGCTCGAATACGTCGGGCTGATCGACTCACATCAGGGATCGGGAAGATACGTGTCCCCAACTGCACTATCCTGCGTTCAAAGGGGCATAGACTGGGGTAGGGCCTTGAGCCGATCCCCTCTAGCAGAGCTTATGGAAGCCAGGAAGTACATTGAAGTGCTGGCGTGCAGGCTTGCTGCTCAGCGGGCTACGGAAGAGGATATATCAGCAATCGAAGGTATCCTGGGTAAACTAAAGGCTCGCTATACCGACGAATCATTCTACTTCACTGAGGAATTGAACCTTCACTTTGCTATAGTAACTGCGGCCAAGAACAAGCCCGTACTCGAGTTCATGAAAGCTCTCATTGATGAGATCTACAAGGAATCGGACAGGTTCAAGAGAACGATCCCAGTGTTGTACAAAGCCGCATTACCACTATTCGACCAACTACTTGTCAGCCTTAGAGATGGTCATTCCGAGGAGGCTGCGAGGTTGATGTTGGAGCATTTGGAGGCGGTGGAGGGCACCCTATGTAATGGTGAGTGA
- the dat gene encoding D-amino-acid transaminase, whose amino-acid sequence MVYVNGRFVRYCEATVSIEDRGYQFADGIYEVIRVYGGKVFMLDEHLQRLARSAAAIDLPLPDLTALRRDALELLTRNGFPDSIIYIQVTRGACPRRHQYPDGLAPTVVMTARKMDMHPARFRQEGVSVISVADDRWARCHIKSISLLSNILAKQKAHKQGAFEAIYVRDGFVTEGTNTNVFVVEDGAIVTPPLTNYILPGVTRRAVLNLAARLAIPRREEPVSVDRLFAATAVFLTGTTTEVMPVVSIDGRPVGDGRPGPVASCLFEGYMDLAYREGEPVL is encoded by the coding sequence ATCGTCTATGTGAACGGAAGGTTCGTGAGATACTGTGAAGCCACCGTAAGCATCGAGGACAGGGGATACCAGTTCGCCGACGGGATTTACGAGGTCATCCGCGTATACGGCGGTAAGGTGTTCATGCTGGACGAACACCTGCAGCGTTTAGCCCGCAGCGCGGCAGCGATAGACCTGCCTCTGCCGGACCTTACAGCGCTCAGGCGGGATGCGCTCGAGCTGCTGACGAGGAACGGGTTTCCCGACTCCATTATATACATCCAGGTCACACGGGGAGCCTGCCCGAGGAGGCACCAGTACCCCGACGGCCTGGCGCCTACCGTGGTCATGACCGCCAGGAAGATGGATATGCACCCCGCCCGGTTCAGGCAGGAAGGGGTCAGCGTCATATCGGTCGCGGATGACAGGTGGGCACGGTGCCATATTAAGTCAATCTCGCTGCTCTCGAACATCCTGGCCAAACAGAAGGCCCACAAACAAGGCGCTTTCGAGGCCATCTATGTAAGGGACGGATTCGTAACTGAGGGGACGAACACCAATGTGTTCGTAGTCGAGGACGGCGCCATCGTCACTCCGCCGCTGACCAACTACATCCTGCCCGGTGTAACGCGGAGAGCGGTACTCAACCTGGCCGCACGGCTGGCGATTCCACGACGGGAGGAGCCGGTCTCGGTGGACCGGCTTTTCGCGGCGACAGCGGTATTCCTCACGGGCACCACGACCGAGGTCATGCCGGTGGTATCCATCGACGGCCGCCCGGTGGGCGACGGCCGCCCCGGCCCGGTGGCGTCGTGCCTGTTTGAAGGATACATGGACCTGGCATACCGTGAAGGTGAGCCGGTGCTGTAG
- the nhaC gene encoding Na+/H+ antiporter NhaC, producing the protein MNGGEKPAEPSLKLSLTALLIAISFLVYGVGFLKLNAAVILLLISMVVTVIAVFCLRHSWDELLEKGIRPTIDRAMGAILILIIVGPLVGAWMVSGTIPYFIYVGLQILTPRTFLVSAAILCAICSTMTGTSWGTAATLGVALMGVAYGLGVPLPAAAGAVVAGSYFGDKISPISDTTILAAASAETDLFDHIKSMLWTTLPAFVVGLVVYTVAGLGASGEIDYTKVEGILKGLRQVFVLNPILLLPPLVVVYLSYRKVPTIPTLWVGTVAAMLLAVTVQGTTFKAVAQAMYSGGSFKTDIPALNNLLNRGGMTSMISSLAIVFMAYVFAGEMEYTGMLRKVLDHIKASFIKGKTGNLIFSTSLTGILTGMVTGNSYLSIIVPGRLYISLFKEFGIKRSVLSRTLEDSGTVLVPLIPWSAAGVYMTSTLGVSTLQYLPWAVMCYLGFVVAWVYGFTGRAIWRE; encoded by the coding sequence ATGAACGGCGGCGAAAAACCCGCGGAACCGAGTCTTAAGTTGTCTCTGACCGCTTTGTTGATCGCGATTTCGTTCTTGGTATACGGCGTCGGTTTCCTGAAGCTCAATGCGGCTGTTATCCTGCTTCTCATATCGATGGTGGTCACCGTAATCGCGGTATTCTGCCTGAGACATTCCTGGGACGAGTTACTTGAAAAGGGGATAAGGCCCACCATTGACAGGGCGATGGGCGCGATACTCATCCTCATAATAGTCGGTCCCCTCGTCGGCGCGTGGATGGTTTCGGGCACGATCCCGTATTTCATCTACGTCGGGCTACAGATCCTCACGCCCAGGACTTTTCTCGTCTCGGCGGCGATCCTGTGTGCCATCTGCTCCACCATGACCGGCACCTCGTGGGGCACGGCGGCTACGCTGGGAGTTGCCCTGATGGGGGTCGCTTATGGCCTGGGCGTGCCGCTGCCGGCGGCGGCCGGCGCGGTCGTGGCGGGCTCGTACTTCGGGGACAAGATCAGCCCGATATCGGACACGACGATTCTGGCCGCCGCGAGCGCGGAGACCGACCTGTTCGACCACATTAAGTCGATGCTCTGGACGACGCTTCCGGCGTTCGTGGTGGGGCTGGTCGTGTACACCGTTGCCGGGCTGGGGGCGTCGGGCGAAATCGACTACACTAAAGTGGAAGGCATCCTCAAGGGCCTGCGACAGGTGTTCGTGCTTAACCCCATCTTACTACTTCCACCGCTGGTAGTGGTCTATCTGTCGTACCGCAAGGTCCCCACCATACCCACGCTGTGGGTGGGGACAGTCGCGGCGATGCTCCTGGCCGTCACCGTGCAAGGGACCACGTTCAAGGCTGTCGCACAGGCGATGTACTCGGGAGGTTCCTTCAAGACGGATATTCCGGCCCTCAACAACCTGCTCAACCGCGGCGGTATGACCAGTATGATATCGTCGCTGGCTATCGTGTTCATGGCCTACGTCTTCGCCGGCGAGATGGAGTATACAGGAATGCTTAGAAAGGTCCTGGACCACATCAAGGCGTCGTTCATCAAGGGCAAGACCGGCAATCTGATTTTCTCAACGTCTCTCACGGGGATCCTCACGGGGATGGTCACGGGGAACTCGTATCTGAGCATAATCGTCCCGGGACGCCTTTACATATCGCTGTTCAAGGAATTCGGGATCAAACGGTCCGTGCTGTCCAGGACGCTGGAGGACTCGGGTACTGTCCTGGTGCCCCTTATCCCCTGGTCGGCGGCGGGGGTCTACATGACCTCCACGCTTGGTGTCTCCACGCTGCAGTACCTGCCGTGGGCCGTGATGTGCTATCTTGGATTTGTCGTGGCGTGGGTTTATGGCTTCACGGGGCGGGCCATCTGGAGGGAATAG
- a CDS encoding transposase has translation METARKLAKELAKNCKTFQDVQNALKDLFKTTLEEVLEAEMTDHLGYTKNSPEGDNSGNSRNGYSRKTFKTRQGEVEVEVPRDRNGEFEPRVVKKYERNASELEDQIVAIYAKGCPSGTLKATCVTSTGSRSPRFKSRALQATLDEYRLTIEEMEGRVQRLESEIHEHAEKSVHTPVIKALEAFRGIKETAAVTIVAEVGKFSRFEKAPQVMGYSGTVPSEYSSGARTHRGRITKAGNNHLRRILIKCAWSYRHKAWMSEAIRKRQEGQPARVQAISWKAQVRLCKKYQHLISKGKSPQVAVTAVARELLGFIWAAACEVEKQEIRQDGAA, from the coding sequence TTGGAGACAGCGAGGAAATTAGCCAAGGAATTGGCTAAGAACTGTAAGACGTTCCAGGACGTACAGAACGCGCTGAAGGATCTCTTCAAGACGACGCTCGAGGAGGTTCTGGAGGCCGAGATGACGGATCACCTGGGCTATACAAAGAACAGTCCTGAGGGAGACAACTCGGGGAACAGTCGGAACGGGTACAGCAGAAAGACTTTCAAGACGCGCCAGGGTGAAGTGGAGGTAGAGGTCCCGCGCGATCGCAACGGTGAGTTCGAACCCCGGGTCGTCAAGAAGTACGAGAGGAACGCAAGCGAGCTCGAGGACCAGATCGTCGCGATATACGCAAAGGGATGTCCATCAGGGACATTGAAGGCCACCTGCGTGACATCTACGGGATCGAGGTCTCCTCGGTTTAAGTCGAGGGCGCTTCAGGCGACTCTCGACGAGTACCGGCTGACTATCGAGGAGATGGAGGGACGGGTTCAAAGGTTGGAGAGCGAGATCCATGAGCACGCGGAGAAGAGCGTGCACACGCCGGTGATCAAGGCGCTAGAGGCTTTTCGAGGCATCAAGGAAACAGCGGCTGTAACGATAGTGGCGGAAGTAGGGAAATTCTCCCGGTTCGAGAAGGCGCCTCAAGTGATGGGCTACTCGGGGACGGTGCCGAGCGAGTACTCCAGTGGGGCAAGGACCCATCGCGGGAGGATCACGAAGGCGGGGAACAACCACCTGAGGCGGATCCTGATCAAATGCGCGTGGAGTTACCGGCACAAGGCGTGGATGTCCGAGGCGATCAGAAAGCGGCAGGAAGGCCAGCCCGCCAGAGTCCAGGCGATATCGTGGAAGGCCCAGGTGCGTTTATGTAAGAAGTACCAGCATCTTATCAGCAAGGGAAAGAGTCCGCAGGTCGCCGTCACCGCGGTGGCTCGGGAGCTGCTGGGGTTCATCTGGGCGGCCGCCTGTGAAGTTGAGAAGCAGGAGATTAGGCAAGATGGAGCGGCATAA
- a CDS encoding sigma 54-interacting transcriptional regulator has product MVVLESDHQASVRRCGRAIQPTGPVGDDELVKGVTVIAKGRNTCRALVGQLRGILEGKARVRGLYLDGGIDGPVSDDVVVVSSRIIATDARKYTPEGCRTIVARRCLDYNNLKTLFDLPNETDAILVNDAYAAAIETIDLLKESGIGHLNLTPHAPDHPSPVRTTLAITAGEPHLVPDYVKECIDIGVRLIDITSIVEILIALDLLDAEANVVSARQMRYIVGLLRETRVQALHAGNVKNQLEAILESVDEGIIGTDIDGKIMTCNRAAARLLGIDLKDVLGKKTGDLLPGSAPGLEADRDASRSSGLISVNEKDLVATRAPIMRERQPVGAVFTFRDITEIRRLESQLYSKLVKQGYTSKYSADDIIGTSPAMRGAIELATRIARGNSTVLICGESGSGKELFAHAIHGLSDRRRGPFVPVNFVALPETLLESELFGYEEGAFTGARRGGKPGLFEEAHGGTIFLDEIGDASAALQAKILRVLEEKRIRRVGGTKSISVDVRVMAATNKDLRSLIRAGLFREDLFYRLAVLPLKTPPLRERRQDIPLLIEVFLGRLHASGSRLKISPEAMRLLMEHRWPGNVRELQNVMEYLSNVCLDGVAKPQDIMTVLNLSSGLRAPAILGLLSADRDLALWVLSEAQRAAERGSGLGRRTLIAAARAHGRAVSEGALRRCLSYLRTAGLIEVSRGRGGIRVSELGASVLGDKAASRSQ; this is encoded by the coding sequence ATGGTCGTCTTAGAATCCGATCATCAAGCGAGCGTACGGCGTTGCGGCCGAGCAATACAGCCGACCGGACCGGTGGGGGATGATGAGCTCGTGAAGGGAGTCACCGTAATTGCGAAGGGCAGGAACACCTGCCGTGCTCTGGTCGGGCAACTGCGAGGGATCCTCGAAGGCAAGGCGCGGGTGCGAGGGCTGTATCTCGACGGTGGGATTGACGGACCTGTCTCAGACGACGTGGTGGTCGTGTCGAGCCGGATTATCGCCACGGACGCAAGGAAGTATACGCCCGAGGGCTGCAGGACCATCGTCGCGCGGAGGTGCCTCGACTACAACAACCTGAAAACGCTGTTCGACCTGCCCAACGAGACCGACGCCATCCTGGTGAACGACGCATACGCTGCCGCTATCGAGACAATCGACCTCTTGAAGGAATCGGGAATCGGTCACCTGAACCTCACGCCACACGCCCCGGACCATCCGTCCCCCGTACGAACGACGCTCGCGATCACTGCGGGTGAGCCCCATCTGGTTCCCGACTATGTCAAGGAGTGTATCGACATTGGGGTCAGGCTTATCGACATCACGAGCATAGTGGAGATCCTGATCGCCCTGGACCTGCTCGACGCCGAGGCGAATGTCGTATCGGCGCGCCAGATGCGGTATATCGTTGGTCTGCTCCGCGAAACAAGGGTTCAGGCGCTCCATGCCGGCAACGTTAAGAATCAGCTTGAGGCGATACTCGAATCAGTCGACGAAGGGATCATAGGGACGGATATCGACGGGAAAATCATGACCTGTAACCGCGCCGCGGCACGGCTGCTGGGTATCGACCTGAAGGACGTGCTCGGGAAGAAAACGGGCGACTTGCTGCCGGGAAGCGCTCCGGGGCTCGAGGCCGACCGCGACGCGTCCCGCTCAAGCGGTCTCATATCGGTGAATGAAAAGGACCTCGTGGCGACGAGGGCGCCCATCATGAGGGAACGTCAGCCGGTCGGGGCGGTATTTACTTTCAGGGACATAACCGAAATCAGACGCCTCGAGTCCCAGCTTTACAGTAAGCTCGTGAAGCAGGGGTACACCTCCAAATACAGTGCGGACGACATCATCGGAACCAGCCCGGCGATGAGGGGCGCGATCGAGCTTGCCACTCGGATTGCCAGAGGCAATTCCACTGTGCTGATATGCGGGGAGAGCGGCTCAGGAAAGGAACTGTTCGCACACGCGATTCACGGTCTCTCGGACCGACGCCGCGGGCCGTTTGTCCCAGTCAACTTCGTCGCGCTTCCCGAGACCCTCCTGGAATCCGAGCTGTTTGGGTACGAGGAAGGGGCGTTCACGGGTGCCAGGAGAGGCGGTAAGCCCGGACTCTTCGAAGAGGCGCACGGAGGAACCATATTTCTCGATGAGATCGGAGACGCTTCCGCTGCTCTTCAGGCCAAGATCCTGAGGGTCCTCGAGGAGAAGAGAATACGCCGGGTGGGGGGTACGAAGAGCATCTCCGTGGACGTCCGGGTGATGGCGGCCACAAACAAGGACCTGCGGTCCCTAATAAGGGCGGGGTTGTTCCGGGAAGACCTGTTTTACAGGCTGGCCGTGTTACCCTTGAAAACTCCGCCTCTCAGGGAAAGGAGGCAGGACATTCCCCTCCTGATAGAGGTCTTTCTGGGCAGGTTGCACGCCTCCGGCAGCAGGCTGAAGATATCCCCGGAGGCAATGCGGTTGCTTATGGAACACCGCTGGCCGGGAAACGTGAGGGAGTTGCAGAACGTAATGGAGTACCTCTCCAATGTGTGCCTGGATGGCGTCGCAAAGCCACAAGACATCATGACGGTGCTGAACCTGTCTTCCGGCCTGCGCGCCCCAGCCATCCTGGGGCTCCTCTCCGCAGACAGAGACCTGGCCCTGTGGGTTCTGTCTGAGGCGCAAAGGGCCGCTGAGCGCGGCTCCGGCCTCGGCCGGAGGACGCTGATCGCCGCCGCAAGAGCCCACGGGCGCGCCGTGAGCGAGGGGGCACTCAGACGGTGCCTCAGCTATCTCCGGACCGCTGGACTCATCGAGGTCTCCAGGGGCAGGGGCGGGATCAGGGTTTCCGAGTTGGGGGCCAGCGTGCTCGGCGATAAGGCCGCATCACGCTCCCAATAA
- a CDS encoding beta-aspartyl-peptidase, which yields MFKLLKGGRVFSPDEQGRHDILLCGEIIAAMNPSIEAPRGIQADVYDLDGACILPGFIDQHVHLIGGGGEAGFATRTPEVTLSGVTRWGITTVVGCLGTDGVTRHLAGLLAKARGLECEGISAYMYSGSYQVPPVTLTGSIRSDIVLIDKVIGAGEIAISDHRSSQPSVQQLKALAAESRTGGMLSGKAGIVNVHVGSGRRTLEPLIEIVETSEIPISQFMPTHVNRCAPLLDSAIGWGRRGGYLDVTTGVSPDEGFGEAIKPSTALRDIFEAGVAPELVTMSSDGNGSMPVFDERGNLQRLLVAPLKSLYLEFVDSVTREGIPLGLAASVITSNVAKALRLYPRKGCVAPGSDADLVVLDSGLRIAQVWARGRLMVMDGECVVKGTFE from the coding sequence TTGTTCAAGCTGCTGAAAGGCGGCAGGGTGTTCAGTCCCGACGAGCAGGGGAGGCATGACATACTGCTGTGTGGGGAGATCATCGCCGCGATGAACCCGTCTATCGAAGCGCCTCGTGGCATTCAGGCGGACGTGTACGACCTGGACGGTGCCTGCATACTACCGGGGTTCATCGACCAGCACGTCCACCTTATCGGGGGAGGAGGCGAGGCGGGGTTCGCAACTCGCACGCCCGAGGTAACCCTCAGCGGCGTCACCCGGTGGGGGATCACGACCGTAGTCGGCTGCCTCGGCACTGACGGGGTGACAAGGCACCTGGCAGGGCTGCTTGCCAAGGCAAGAGGGCTGGAGTGCGAGGGGATCAGCGCGTACATGTATTCAGGGTCGTACCAGGTGCCCCCGGTAACCCTTACCGGCAGCATCCGGTCCGACATCGTGCTTATCGATAAAGTGATAGGCGCAGGCGAAATCGCGATCTCGGATCATCGCTCCTCACAGCCCTCCGTACAGCAGCTGAAGGCCCTGGCCGCCGAGAGCCGGACCGGCGGGATGCTCTCCGGCAAGGCGGGAATCGTCAATGTCCACGTCGGCAGCGGCCGTCGAACCCTCGAACCGCTAATCGAGATAGTCGAGACCAGTGAGATCCCCATCTCCCAGTTCATGCCCACCCACGTGAACAGGTGCGCTCCCCTGCTCGACAGCGCCATAGGATGGGGAAGGCGCGGCGGGTACCTCGACGTGACGACGGGCGTCAGCCCCGATGAAGGTTTCGGCGAGGCGATCAAGCCCAGCACCGCGCTCAGGGACATCTTCGAGGCGGGGGTCGCACCGGAGCTCGTTACGATGAGCTCGGACGGCAATGGTAGCATGCCGGTTTTCGACGAGCGAGGCAATCTCCAGCGCCTGCTTGTTGCCCCCCTCAAATCGCTGTATCTTGAGTTCGTCGATTCCGTCACCAGAGAGGGCATCCCCCTCGGCCTTGCCGCTTCGGTCATCACCAGTAACGTGGCGAAGGCGCTCAGGTTGTACCCCCGCAAGGGTTGCGTCGCGCCCGGAAGCGACGCCGATCTGGTGGTGCTCGACAGCGGACTGCGGATCGCGCAGGTGTGGGCGAGAGGGAGGCTCATGGTGATGGACGGAGAATGCGTGGTGAAGGGGACTTTCGAATAA
- a CDS encoding IclR family transcriptional regulator, producing the protein MAQGGILVLDKALRLLTELAPVEGMRAHGVVELAGKTGMPVATTHRLLQVLKNHGFVSQTADKRYRIGLRVLELGMMVWRALDVRAIARPYMESLAKELEESIYLTLLDGLDGVHVEKVESPLNLRITEPIGMRLPLYRGASRLAMLAFHEPQLVIDVVSRGVANRDNVSLETIQTVLEQVRKTGFALTVGEVTKGTAGVAVPIRGYWGRPLASLSAAGPDWRYPHERVVQIADRLKQVVALIQEEMGVPHPSNIGESTDAYV; encoded by the coding sequence ATGGCGCAAGGCGGGATTCTGGTCCTGGACAAGGCGTTACGACTCTTAACTGAACTGGCTCCGGTGGAAGGGATGCGGGCTCACGGAGTCGTTGAGCTGGCTGGCAAGACAGGGATGCCGGTGGCCACGACTCACAGGTTGCTGCAGGTGCTGAAGAATCACGGATTCGTTTCCCAAACGGCCGACAAGCGCTACAGAATAGGCCTGAGAGTTCTGGAGCTGGGGATGATGGTCTGGCGGGCGTTAGATGTGAGAGCAATCGCCCGGCCCTACATGGAGTCCCTGGCAAAAGAGCTTGAAGAGAGCATTTATCTTACCCTTCTCGACGGTTTGGACGGCGTTCACGTAGAAAAGGTTGAAAGCCCCCTGAACTTGCGTATTACAGAACCCATCGGTATGAGGCTGCCCCTGTACCGGGGAGCGTCCAGGTTAGCGATGCTGGCGTTTCACGAACCCCAGCTCGTGATTGACGTCGTCTCCAGAGGGGTGGCGAACCGCGACAACGTCTCTCTGGAGACAATCCAGACTGTCCTGGAACAAGTGAGGAAGACAGGGTTCGCTTTAACTGTGGGCGAGGTTACCAAAGGCACGGCCGGTGTCGCCGTTCCCATTAGGGGTTACTGGGGCAGGCCCCTGGCTTCATTGAGTGCAGCGGGCCCTGACTGGAGGTATCCGCACGAACGAGTTGTACAAATTGCAGACAGGCTGAAGCAAGTGGTGGCCCTAATCCAGGAGGAAATGGGGGTGCCTCATCCCTCAAATATTGGGGAGTCGACCGACGCGTACGTTTGA